A single Rhopalosiphum padi isolate XX-2018 chromosome 4, ASM2088224v1, whole genome shotgun sequence DNA region contains:
- the LOC132929964 gene encoding tricarboxylate transport protein B, mitochondrial, protein MDGKNKFVSPFYRPWMTTYGAAAPAGGSNKGLKGIVAGGITGGIEICITYPTEYVKTQIQLDEKAGARKYNGIMDCVKKTVKSHGIFGLYRGLSVLLYGSIPKSAVRFGAFEALSTQFGGSGELTATQRVLCGLGAGVSEAILAVTPMETVKVKFINDQRLEKPRFKGFFHGTSIIIREQGISGVYQGLMPTILKQGTNQAIRFYVMGALKNLYKGDDPNKPVPKLLVGVFGMAAGAASVYGNTPLDVVKTRMQGLEAHKYKSTVDCMLQIWKKEGPTAFYKGTVPRLSRVCLDVGITFMIYDSFMDLFKKVWP, encoded by the exons ATGGAcggaaaaaacaaatttgtaagCCCTTTCTACCGACCCTGGATGACAACGTATGGAGCTGCTGCACCAGCTGGTGGATCCAACAAGGGTCTAAAGGGCATTGTTGCcg gtggAATTACTGGAGGTATAGAAATATGTATTACTTATCCGACAGAATATGTAAAAACACAAATTCAACTTGATGAAAAAGCTGGTGCTAgaaaatataatggtataatggATTGTGTTAAAAAGACTGTGAAAAGCCATGGTATATTTGGTCTATATCGTGGGCTTAGTGTGTTACTTTATGGATCTATCCCAAAATCAGCTGttag GTTTGGTGCATTTGAAGCTCTTAGCACTCAATTTGGAGGCAGTGGAGAATTAACAGCTACTCAAAGAGTGTTGTGTGGTCTTGGTGCAGGCGTGTCTGAAGCCATACTTGCAGTCACTCCCATGGAAACCGTGAAAGTGAAATTCATTAATGATCAACGACTAGAAAAACCTAGGTTCAAAGGTTTTTTCCACGGAACCAGTATTATCATCAGAGAGCAAG gtattagtgGTGTTTATCAAGGATTAATGCCAACTATATTGAAACAAGGTACTAATCAAGCAATCAGATTTTATGTAATGGGTGCATTAAAAAATCTTTACAAGGGAGATGATCCTAACAAACCGGTACCAAAACTATTAGTTGGAGTTTTTGGTATGGCAGCGGGGGCTGCCAGTGTTTACGGTAATACACCATTGGACGTAGTTAAAACACGTATGCAAGGACTAGAAGCACATAAGTACAAAAGCACAGTTGACTGCATGCTTCAAATATGGAAAAAAGAAGGACCTACAGC gtTTTACAAAGGAACTGTACCTCGGCTTAGCAGAGTGTGTTTGGATGTTGGTATAACATTCATGATTTATGATTCATTCATGGATCTCTTCAAAAAAGTATGGCCTTGa